The window GGTGACGCTGTTGGTGCAGCATACGCCAGTGACCAAGAAGCCGTGTATCGCGATGTGGCGACGGGAACCGGCGAGCCGGCTTGGTCATAAGTCGCCGTCGTAACTACGGATTGTTGGATCCTATCTCCTTGATCAGAACCATCCCAAACCATGATAAGAGTGCAACCAGTACTCACCAACTGCTCCAACGTGTTGCAGTTGTTGGTCCGGTGACTGGACCCAGAGCGACTTGAGTAGTCTCGAGCCACGCACCCGACCAGACGGTAGGCCCTATTAAAAAAATGGTCAGCACCTGACAGTGAAAGCTGGAACTGTAGATATTGACTGACCTGGGATTTTATAGGTGCTAGCATCGGTGCACGGGGCGAGGGGGGCGCGTTCAGTCGAGCAATAAATCTGAACCGAGCGTCAGTGAGTTCATGTGTTCAGAATTACCTTGAAACATACGTTGTAATGAACTCCTGGATCATCGTATTTGTAGGCTCCTGGGAAGGAGACTCCCTCCGGGAGCTCCACggtgccatcaccaaccacttCGATTTGGACGCAGTTTGGATAGAACTGAGCACCACGCCGCGAGTTCTGGTCAAACCGAGCGTCCGCCTCATGGAGACCAACCATCTCAGCACGAATCAGATAGCTGCCAAAGTCAGCATCGGCTTGCATCACTGCTATGAGGCCAAGACTCACAAACCAGCTTTCAAGTTTGCCGGAATACGGAAGTTCATGAGTCCATTGTTGGCCTTGATGTCCCATGTCGTTGCCCACTTTCCTGGGGAGAAAGGTGTTGGCCCAAGCTCATACAGTCCCTTTTCCCAAATCTTGACAAAAGAGTTCTCGGTTGGCGGATCAGGTGTGAGATAGACAAGCGCAGGGCCATGGTGACTGAAGTCAATCACGTCGTCCGCAATCGTGCGATTGTTGTGATGCCAATCGAGGGTGATGTTGTCTCCGGGGGCCACCTTGATAGTGTGAGGGACTTGGTTGTCTCCCAAAACATTGCAGCGCATGTCGATGGAGTTCAGGTCCTTGACTGGGGAATTGGAGTACCCCCTCGGAGGAGGACCGTTATATGCTGGTGTGCGAATGCCGTTGAAGGTCCCCTGGTCCACACCATTGACGAACACACCCTTCATTGGTTAGTCTCCTGGTTATGTCGAGTGCGAAGGGGGGGGCATACCCAGATGAACACATGAGCCTGAGCCACGCCCACATTGCTCACTGCCACTGCAGCCGCGAGAACGGCTTGAGACTTGAACTTCATGATTCACAATTGCAGCTAGGACCTTGATACTCAACAAGATACCCCGATGGATCCAAACAAGAAAGAAGCGCCCTCGTCATTTACATATACACGGCATCAACACAGCCAGGGAGGACCCCTTCACGCAACGGGTGCAGCATCTTCCGTCGCTTTACGCCGAGAGCTTCTTAATATCGAGCGGGCCGTGGTAGCCGAGGGTGTTTAGCCGGATGGTCAACCTCAAGCTTCTCAAAAAGTATGCtggccagcaacaacccgATAAGCTCCCAGCTCATCATTTCAACAGCAGGTAGATCTCGAGGGGCAGTGGGGCCATACTGGGTGTCGTGGTAGGTGTGAGGTCCTCAGATGTCAGAATGTATCTTGGAGGGGTATACTTGACTTCAACAAAGGCCTCAGACCGATATGCCCCAGGAAGCTTATCTCTCAACCAAGGCCAGCTACCCATCACGGTAGGAGCAATCCTATGAAGCGGAACGAGATGGGACCGAAAGAGCGGTGCGTGCCGCGGCTGGCAAATCGTTGTGACGAGAGAGGTATTCGTAACTGAGTCCGTATGGCCCACCGGGCTGTAAGACACCGAACGTAAAGTCGAGAACCCGTTTGCATGGCCAAACAGTGAAATACCGGGTGGGGCTTACGCGCTTCGATCGACATGGGGTGTGGGGTGTTGGAAACAGTCGGCATCGGCTCCGACACCGTCAAACTGAAGAGGAAACGGGGTTGTCCAAGCGGCCCGTTCTACGGGAGCACCCCGCCCATGGAAGAGCTGTTGAATCCCAGGTGCGGGGGAATTTGCACCCCGAGCTTCGGCCACTAACGGCACCGAGTGCGTGATGCTTAGCAAGCTCCATTTGTCACCCGGATGGTGTTCTCGATAGCGCCATATGACGAAATCCGTTCCCTTTTGTCAGCAACCAGGACTTTTGCGCCAATTCGAATGACTTCAAAAAGTGGTTTGGGCGCCTTGAACCAAGAATCGGCAAAATCACCAACGTCTCCACCTCTCAAAACCCTACTTTGACGACGAGCCCCTGATACCggcagccagcagcaagacaacaATCACAGAATATATACAAAATGGGTTCTACCGACGCCAAGCTCATCCTGTACACCAACCACAGATGCCCATGGGCACACCGGGCTCACATCATcttggaggagctcaaggttCCCTTTGAAGAAGTCATCATCGACCTTGACACCCCTCGCACACCAGAGTACTTGAAGATCAACCCGAGAGGCCTGGTCCCTGCACTCTCTTACAACGGCGAGATCATCATCGAGTCTGCCATTGTCGCGAACTTCCTGGCGGACGCCTACCCATCTCATCTCCTGCCGCCCTCCAACACACCCGAGGGTGCGCTGCGCCGTGCACGTGTTGCATTATTTGTAGACGCCTTCATCTCTAAGTTCAACAGCCAGCTGTTTGCCCTCTACACGGCGGAGGGCGAGGCTGCGAGAGCCGAGATCGCAGACAAGGCCGTCGCCGCCCTTGTGAAGGAAGTTGAGCCGTTGCTTGCAGACGCCAGCCCTTATTTCGGTGGCAGTGACAAGCTCACACAGGCTGAGGTGAGTTCGGCGTTTTGGCGAGTAGAGGAAGTCCACTAACAGCTCTCCAGGTTTTGACTGGGTCATTTGTCATCCGTCACAAGAGCTTGTCCAAGACGGATCTctacccctccaacctgTGGCCATCGATTGTCGAGAAGGCTCCCAACTTTGCCAAATGGGCCGAAGTTGTCGCTGTACACCCGAGCGTAACTTCCATCTTTAAGGAGCAAGAGATCATTGACGGGACCCGGGCCAGGATTGCGAAGCTCAAAGCTCAGAAGCAACAGTAAGGAGCTTGAGCTCTCGGTGTTTTGGAGAGGCGGGGCCGGTGGGGTTGAGCAGCATGTGAAGTCATGCAGACAATGGCAGCTATGAATTGTGAAATAAACAAGCAGTCGCTCTGCTGTTGCTTATGTCTGTAAAGAAAATGCTGTTCCCGTGACGCTTCATATGTCAACGAACAACGACACGCGAAAGACGCGTTCACGAGTTGGAATTCATTTTCCCCTGCACGCACCTGAATCCCTGCTGCGTGGCAGATCCCCCGGATTCAAGATTGCGTCAGGAGCTCGGACCACCACAGGCCGGCCCCAGCACCCAGCACCCAGGGCAGTTTGCAGCGGCAGCCGAGGCATGGACTCTCCTCTGGCACTGCCCTGAACGCCAACGCCAAAGCCAATTCATTCAAACGCTCAACATTCCATCACTCTGGCAAACTTGCGAAAGGCCTCGATTGAGATACTCCGTACCCTTGATATAGCGATCCCGACTGCGACCGACGCCGTTTTTCGTCACTCTCGCTGCTCTCGTTTTCGCACATGCCGCGCCTTTTGTAATCGCCGAATGCGATGTCCAAGCCATCCGACAAACAGGACCTGGCCGCTGCGCCAGGGAGCTCCGGCGTGAAGCGCGCCTTTTCGCTCCCACCCCAATGGCTCCATATGTATGATGACTTTATCACCAAGAACTCCCACCAGGTGTCGCAGATAGAGTCGACGCTGCGATCACTAACGTACATCATACCTGGTAATTGCTCCCCCTGTTTCTTCGAACCCGGGCATCCTGGCGACCGCAGAAACTGATCGTAAACTGTTATCTAGGTCGTTTTCGCGATGCCGAGATAGCCTCCGAGTCCATTCACAGCGGTGTTCAGTTGCTTTCCTTGTATCATGATACCCTTCTCTCCCGAGCGGCCACCCTCTCGAAGCTCCCCctttcttccctctcccgcgCCCCCTCGCCGCAAAGCCGTTACACAAAGTTCTGGACCCTCAAGAGCGCCTTCTACCGGCGCGTCGCCTACGTCCTGCAGATTGTCAACTACGTCCAGCTTCTTTGCGAAATGTCCGCCAAGCGCCGCGGCGAGCGCGTGCGCTGGAATGTCGTGGTTCTCCTTGAGGCCATCAAAGCTTTCTGCAAACTTTTACTACTTCGGATAACCAAGTCGCGGCCGCTTTTGACGCCGGTCTTGCCCGAACGAGAACCGATACCTGACGAGGCACCCGAAGACccggaggaggccgagctccGCGCGCTCGgggaagacgatgaggataGGAAACCATTCGGCAAGGGGTCTGTTGGTGCGCCCCAGAGGAAGGGCGTTGGCCCCAACGGGGAGTGGACCATGCCCCGCACCGGCATGTCTCTTCCTACGCTTCCCGCGCCTGGGGATACGAGTGGGTATCTTCTTTCAAGGGTGCTCACGGCGGATGACATCAAGCCGGCGTCAAACCTGCTCAACAGACTCCAGGGTAGCGCGCAGTTGGCTGAGGTGCTACACATCCTGGCACCTCTTGTCTTTGCCATCGCGCTGGCGCGCAGCAAGGACAAGCGGAAGTCCTGGACACCTTGGCTGTTGGGTGTGGGAACTGAGCTCGCGGCCAGGCAACTGCGGGACAGGGGTTTGCGGACGACGCCGCTGGAGCGCGAGGAATGGAGCCGTCGCGGTTGGGCGATGGGCTGGTGGGCTATGCGCGGGGCCTTTTACGAGAACGTCAcaaagggggttgtgggtggCGTACGAAGCCGCATGCCAGGGCTGCTGGCTGGTATCATTGAAGACTACGAATACCTGTGGGAGAACTACTACTTTAGCACCAGCGCGTAATGGAGGGGGTTTGCCAAGGCATGGTTATGGGCCGAGGTTTAATAACGAGCGTGGAGGATTTGGTTGTACATATTCTTTAGCACTTTTTTCTAGTTGTATTACCGTCTTGGAAGTGTACGAATGTAACGACGTTGCTTTATTGAGGCTGTTTGGGGTTCTGGACGTGAGGATTGGGAAGATCGTCGGCGATAAGACAATCCAAGAGGTCCGGCTAATGTGCCCCTGAGCCGTACCAAACAATGCCGGCACTGCCAAAATGCAGTACCCTTGGCAACGGCAAGGACATGATCAAGACACGACACGGTAGTTCTTCATACTTGGAGGTTACTTATCATGTCTTTTCAGACTTTCACGTCATTAAGAAGGCGCCTCTGGCGTTATCTCAGTCGCCGGCCACATCTTACAACATGTTCCCACTCATATCTGCCCttgccgtcctcctcggcagtCAAAGagccttggcagcctcagATCCCATTCCACCAACAGCCAGCTCATGCCCAAACAACAGCCACCTCAGCCCTCTCACCCACAAACGGTCTTGCCCACGGCTCGTTGATGACGAGACGGCCATCCTGACCAACAGCTGGTACCCCTGGTCCATTCCCCCAACCTGTTTCGACCCCACAAAACAAAAGGGCAAACGCCCCAGAGTCAAGCTATCGAAACTAtgcaccttcaccaccctcaacacaTGGGCCGGCACCCCCCTGAgtatcatcaccaccccagaAACGGCCGCTGATGTCGCCTCGTTCATCCATTCGCCATATCTCTCCTGGCTGGAGAACGACCGGGGTGGTGTCCCCTTCAGGCCTACCCACTACCCCAAGAACCCTTTCAAAGTGGAGAAGCTACCCAACAAAGGCTATGGTGTTCTTGCCACAGAGCCCATTCAAAAAGGGACAGTCTTGATGGCGCAGCTGCCGGTTATGCTTCAGTTGTTGGAGAGCGCTGAGCAAAATGACAAGTGGGAGACGAGGGACGTGTTAAGACTTTTGCAGAGGGCGGGGAATCAACTTCCCAAGGAGCAGCaaagggaggtgatggggctGGCGGCGCAGGGAAAGGGGTATATCGTTGACGACATCATGAAGACGAACACGTTCGATGTGACcgtgggggtgttggagggttCGACGGGGCagatggggtgggggagtcATTCCGGGTTGTATCCTGAGATTGCGGTCGGTTTCCTCTTTTTGTGAcgggtgaggatggggtggttgtgctGACAATGTGGGTTGGCAGAGGATTAATCATGCTTGCAAGCCGAAGTAAGTGTTGTCTTGTGAGCTCTCGAAAAGATGGATGACTAACCTGACCAGCTGCTTCACACGtttctctccttccacccTGATCATGGAGATCGTAGCCTACAAGGACATTTCTCCTGGCGAGGAGCTTTCCATCTCTTGTCTGCCCACCACTcatacccccctcccaaccaccGTCTGTACTAACAGCAGCCAGACGCCCCCCTAAACATCCTCTCAGCCGACCGCTCCGAACTTCTCAAATGGTGGGGCTTCACCTGCACCTGTGCCCTCTGCCAGAACCCAAACGCCATCAAAAAGTCGGACAAGCAACGTAACCGGATCCAGGCGCTACTGGAAGAGTTCGACACCCCGTCCAGACTGACAGAGGAAAAGATCGCCGAGATCGAACAACTGGTAAGAGAGGAAGGGATGGAAGGGCAAATGGGCGACTTGTACAATATCATCGGGAATGTCTATGCTCAAAGGGGGGAAATTGAGAGGGCGAAGGAGTACGGGAAGAAGGGTGTTGTATGGCTGAAGCAGTATGCCGGGGCGGATAGTGAGAGGACCGAGATGGCGAAGGGGTTtgtgaagaggttggaggactttgagagggggaggagggattggaGGCCTTAATGATAGGTAGGCATGCTGTGGACAGAATAAATGGAACTCTAAGTAGAAGAAGTTAGCGCGGGATAAAATGCTGGTTACGCCTACGTAAAAAGAGGATCGAAACTCTTTGAAGGCACTTGTAGCCCTATTAGCTTTGAAAGAGACCTACCTATGTTAACCAGCTACCTAAGAGGGCTACTTACCTCCAAATAAGATAAACAGGCGAGCCTTACACGTTTTATTGGCTTGCATTATTACCATTTGTTTCATCCAGCGCTTGGTGACTGGATGCTTGTGCTCTGCGACTCGAGTCCATTATCTCCTCGACTGCCCTGGAAAAGACCTTGGAAGCTGAAAGAGAACCCCGTTGCGGTATTATCGTGAAATTCCAGTGCACAAAGTACGGCACCCAAATTGCACTATCGTTGTCCTTGGACAACAAAAATAATAGAACAAAACCGCAGTACGTGTGCCCTAAACGATGGCCGAAAGGTATTCAAGAATAAGATACCTAGTCAATAAGCCTTACAGGTTATTAAGAAGACTATAAACGCTCTGCTCACTCAGCTTACCTACGGCCCATTTCCCCACAAGAAACGCACCAGAAGGACTccccaaggaaaagaaggacgacgtcgaggagaagccagAGGGGCGAAAGGAAAAGGTCCTGAAAGTGGAAGACATCGACGAAAAAACATGTTTTGCAATCTTCCCAATCTCGTCCATCTAACATTCCTCATCATTAAATTTGCATTCTATCCCATCCACCAATATGGTTCTCCTACTCGTTATCAAGCGTAGCTTTCGCATGTTTGATGGCAATTTATCGCCGTATATTTACCCCCTTCGATATCCCCAAGAACTCTCCGTTAGAAAGAATTGGGCTATCTTGTAAGACGTGTTGACCAAGGTGTATGTTAAGGCCTAGTATGTGAGATGTTCTTTAGGGCCTGGGAATTTGTCTAGTGAAAAGACATTGAGCAACTTGTCAAGGTCATATTATGTTTTCGTATCTATTGACTAATTTTTTAAAGCCTATTAATTATGTTTCGAGGCCTGTGGGCTATCTTTTAAGGCAATGATCATTATCTGTGGGAAAGTGaagtgttacaacctgcaccagaaatggatacagactgcaaggcagtatgccagaggtgaatatgacaggatgatcgaaggttgtgacaagcgtctcagacatgggttcactgt is drawn from Podospora pseudocomata strain CBS 415.72m chromosome 1 map unlocalized CBS415.72m_1, whole genome shotgun sequence and contains these coding sequences:
- a CDS encoding uncharacterized protein (EggNog:ENOG503NTVG; COG:G; CAZy:AA9): MKFKSQAVLAAAVAVSNVGVAQAHVFIWGVFVNGVDQGTFNGIRTPAYNGPPPRGYSNSPVKDLNSIDMRCNVLGDNQVPHTIKVAPGDNITLDWHHNNRTIADDVIDFSHHGPALVYLTPDPPTENSFVKIWEKGLYELGPTPFSPGKWATTWDIKANNGLMNFRIPANLKAGFYLIRAEMVGLHEADARFDQNSRRGAQFYPNCVQIEVVGDGTVELPEGVSFPGAYKYDDPGVHYNIYCSTERAPLAPCTDASTYKIPGPTVWSGAWLETTQVALGPVTGPTTATRWSSWIQQSVVTTATYDQAGSPVPVATSRYTASWSLAYAAPTASPAL
- a CDS encoding uncharacterized protein (COG:O; EggNog:ENOG503P2DJ) — protein: MGSTDAKLILYTNHRCPWAHRAHIILEELKVPFEEVIIDLDTPRTPEYLKINPRGLVPALSYNGEIIIESAIVANFLADAYPSHLLPPSNTPEGALRRARVALFVDAFISKFNSQLFALYTAEGEAARAEIADKAVAALVKEVEPLLADASPYFGGSDKLTQAEVLTGSFVIRHKSLSKTDLYPSNLWPSIVEKAPNFAKWAEVVAVHPSVTSIFKEQEIIDGTRARIAKLKAQKQQ
- a CDS encoding uncharacterized protein (COG:U; EggNog:ENOG503NXIQ), with the translated sequence MSKPSDKQDLAAAPGSSGVKRAFSLPPQWLHMYDDFITKNSHQVSQIESTLRSLTYIIPGRFRDAEIASESIHSGVQLLSLYHDTLLSRAATLSKLPLSSLSRAPSPQSRYTKFWTLKSAFYRRVAYVLQIVNYVQLLCEMSAKRRGERVRWNVVVLLEAIKAFCKLLLLRITKSRPLLTPVLPEREPIPDEAPEDPEEAELRALGEDDEDRKPFGKGSVGAPQRKGVGPNGEWTMPRTGMSLPTLPAPGDTSGYLLSRVLTADDIKPASNLLNRLQGSAQLAEVLHILAPLVFAIALARSKDKRKSWTPWLLGVGTELAARQLRDRGLRTTPLEREEWSRRGWAMGWWAMRGAFYENVTKGVVGGVRSRMPGLLAGIIEDYEYLWENYYFSTSA
- a CDS encoding uncharacterized protein (EggNog:ENOG503PCXG; COG:B); the protein is MPALPKCSTLGNGKDMIKTRHGSSSYLEVTYHVFSDFHVIKKAPLALSQSPATSYNMFPLISALAVLLGSQRALAASDPIPPTASSCPNNSHLSPLTHKRSCPRLVDDETAILTNSWYPWSIPPTCFDPTKQKGKRPRVKLSKLCTFTTLNTWAGTPLSIITTPETAADVASFIHSPYLSWLENDRGGVPFRPTHYPKNPFKVEKLPNKGYGVLATEPIQKGTVLMAQLPVMLQLLESAEQNDKWETRDVLRLLQRAGNQLPKEQQREVMGLAAQGKGYIVDDIMKTNTFDVTVGVLEGSTGQMGWGSHSGLYPEIAVGFLFFELSKRWMTNLTSCFTRFSPSTLIMEIVAYKDISPGEELSISYAPLNILSADRSELLKWWGFTCTCALCQNPNAIKKSDKQRNRIQALLEEFDTPSRLTEEKIAEIEQLVREEGMEGQMGDLYNIIGNVYAQRGEIERAKEYGKKGVVWLKQYAGADSERTEMAKGFVKRLEDFERGRRDWRP